Proteins from a genomic interval of Oreochromis aureus strain Israel breed Guangdong linkage group 6, ZZ_aureus, whole genome shotgun sequence:
- the klf3 gene encoding Krueppel-like factor 3, whose amino-acid sequence MLMYDYPLKTDIQPPFYPGVIFPHPPPFYRMHPLSHSHTPNGLTHTQMEPVDLSVNKHSSSKSPPCSSASTPASPRSSPASPYSPVSHTSSRNSPPHTQLRSSPSHALPPTSSLPCAAIVSPVGPGVIPKSQIMVSPIVLPLPILPYYQSPLLHQSIMVSSPVSSDDDPFRSREHKMVHPTKPLEPRSDTHDLHKPIKIETEPAHDPSSHEKSSVRAMPREYEGNNPSVIVHSSTRHPFPPDSPDTLKKRRIHRCDFSGCDKVYTKSSHLKAHRRTHTGEKPYRCSWEGCTWKFARSDELTRHYRKHTGVKPFHCPDCDRSFSRSDHLALHKKRHLLV is encoded by the exons ATGCTGATGTATGATTACCCTCTGAAGACAGACATTCAGCCG CCGTTCTATCCTGGAGTGATCTTCCCCCATCCGCCGCCCTTCTACAGAATGCACCCCCTGTCCCATTCTCACACCCCGAATGGGCTCACGCACACCCAGATGGAGCCCGTGGACCTGTCTGTCAACAAGCACTCATCTTCCAAGTCCCCTCCCTGCTCCTCTGCGTCGACCCCAGCATCCCCTCGCAGCTCCCCTGCCTCGCCTTACAGCCCAGTGAGCCACACTTCTTCCCGCAACTCGCCCCCACACACTCAGTTGCGCTCCTCGCCCTCCCACGCTCTCCCGCCCACTTCCTCCCTTCCATGTGCCGCCATTGTGTCTCCGGTGGGCCCCGGGGTCATCCCGAAGTCACAGATCATGGTTTCTCCGATCGTACTGCCTCTGCCCATTCTCCCCTATTACCAGTCACCTTTGCTGCACCAGTCAATAATGGTGAGCTCACCTGTCAGCAGCGACGATGACCCTTTCAGGAGCCGGGAGCACAAGATGG TTCACCCAACGAAGCCTCTGGAGCCGCGAAGTGATACCCACGACCTGCACAAGCCAATCAAAATCGAAACTGAACCCGCTCATGACCCCAGCAGTCACGAGAAGTCATCAGTCAGAGCGATGCCACGCGAGTACGA gGGTAACAACCCATCAGTAATAGTCCACTCGAGCACAAGGCACCCTTTCCCTCCTGATTCACCTGACACACTGAAAAAACGGAGGATTCACCGCTGTGACTTCAGCGGCTGCGACAAAGTGTACACCAAGAGCTCCCACCTCAAAGCCCACCGCAggacacacacag GGGAGAAACCCTACAGGTGCAGCTGGGAAGGCTGCACGTGGAAGTTCGCCCGTTCAGACGAGCTGACGAGACACTACCGCAAGCACACGGGAGTCAAACCGTTCCACTGTCCCGACTGTGACCGCAGCTTCTCCCGCTCTGACCACCTGGCTTTACACAAGAAACGACACCTCCTAGTGTGA